Sequence from the Pseudobdellovibrionaceae bacterium genome:
ATAATGCCACCGACATTTACTCTGTTGGTGACCTTGTAAAAGCTGTAGTTTTAGGCATTGATACAGACAATGGTCGAGTAAGACTAGGTATTAAACAGCTAGAAGAAGACCCATGGAATGTAATCGATACTCAATTTCCTATTGGTTCTCAACACGAATTAGAAATTAGTCGTATTGTAGACTTTGGTGCTTTTGCTAAGTTAACAGAAACTATTGAAGGTATGATTCATATTAGCGAGCTATCTGCTAAACGCATTGAAAGCCCGTCCGAAGTGGTTTCTGTGGGAGATAAAGTTAAAGTAGAAGTGGTTTCCATCGATAAAGAGGCTCGTCGTATTAGTTTAAGTATTAAATTAGCACAGCGTTCACAAATGAGAGAAGAAACTTCTATGGCTACAGAGGAGCTAAATAAAGGAGCGGCCTTTACTAGTGACTTTGGCTCTACTTTACAAAATCTTACCGACCAAGATAGTGAAAAGGATGATAAAAAGTCCGTTTAAAGACATCGGGATATCAAATTCATTTTACTATTTCTTCTAGTCCCATGGTAAAAAAAATCATTTTTTTTAATGTATTGCTGTGGTTTGTTTTAGTAATTGTTGTTCAAGGTCTTATTTTAGATAATAATTTTATTTTTCAATATTTAGGTTTTGCACCAAAAACTATGTTTGAAGATTTTCTTTTTTGGCAACCAGTAACCTACATGTTTTTACACTCTAAGTCTTTATTCCATATTTTGTTTAATATGTTTATGTTGTGGATGTTGGGTTCAGAATTAGAAAAAAAATGGGGACCCTCTTTTTTTCTCAAATATTATTTACTTTGTGGCATAGGCAGTGCTTTTATTTACAGCGGAGTTTTTTTTGTAGCACAATTTTTTTCTAAATCACTTTTTGTTTTTAGTATTCCCGTTGTTGGGGCTTCTGCTGCTATATTTGGGTTGCTAGCTGCCTATGGGCTGCTTTTTAAAAATCGTATTATTTTTTTTATGATGATATTTCCCATAAAAGCAAAAAATTTGGTTTTATTATTAGCAGGTATTGAAGTTTTTAACTTATTAGATCATGGGTTAGGAGGGCCAACGGCCAATTTGTCTCATTTGGGAGGTTTATTGGTGGGTTTTTTATATTTGCAGTTTATTTACTTAAAGCCTAAAAAGGTGGCCAAATTTGGAAATCGGCACCTAAAATTAGTAATAGATAACTCTGAAGAATCAGAAACTTGGCACTAAAACTTACTATTTTTACAAAATAAGTTCTATATTTTGAAAGAGTAGCTAAGAGTTGACTTTTTTAAGAGAAATCAGTAAGTTATTTTTTATTGCAAGGGGTGTATAGTATGTTATTAGACCAAATTAATAAAATGAAATTTGATATTCGTATGGTAGAAAAAAACTTAAAAGACAAAGTAATTACTCCAAAAGAATATACTCAACATTTAAACGATTTAGCAGAAGAGCAGGGGCAGGACATTCAGTTTTCTAAGTTAACAGAAGACGCCAACGTTTCTAATGACGCTACCGTTTCTAATGACGCTACCACAGAACAGCTAGACTAACTTAGCTCTCCAACCCAAAAAGACAGTTGGTTATTATCTTGGCTTAAGCTTTTGGCCACCTTTTCTAAGGTGGTATCTTCTAAGTCGAGCTTAAAAATATTAGAACTAACATAAGGCCTACTAATTAAATATAATTTATCAGCATCTTGTAGCTGTACTTTATTTACAATAATATTAGCGGTGTTATATAAACCTAAAACCGCTTTGGGCAAAGGGTCTTGAGAAGAATTAGAGTAATCAAAACTTAAATCATTTTGACTATGTAATTGTATTAAGCCTATGGAAGCTCTGTGCAACAGTAAATGGGGCTGCCCCAAACTGGCCCAAAATAAATAGTTATTTTTTAAGCAAAGGCTAGTAACCTCTATACCAAATTGAATTTCCTTTTGATTGTAATCAGAAAATATTTTTGCATTTAAAATTTTTAAACTACTTTTTAATGCATTTTCCTCTAAGGATAAGTTATTTTCATAAGCAAAAGGGGTGGTGGCCTCTGTATCTTCTTGTAAGAGCTGAAATTCATTAAAAATGTCTTCTGATAAAGAGGTAGGGTCAATGGGTAAGCCCCAGCATCTTATAAAAGTGTAAAACACTAGGTCAGATTCGTATTTATTTACAAAGGTTTTGGGGGTTTTAATATTCTTGTTAAAATATAGTTCATTTAAGTGCATAAAATTACCAATTATAAACCTTCATACTTTTGTAGCTTTCTTTTTGCTTTTTCATAGTACTCTTTATTAGGTATACCTTTTTTTATCATTTTTCGCCACATTTTTTTGGCTAATTCTACCGAGCCCACACTTTCTTCAAAAACAGAGTCTTTGTAAATGTCTTTTAATTGTTGCCGTGATTTTTGTATTACTGTTTCTATCAAGGCAGAAGTTTTTATATTTTCAGGATCTTGCTGTAATACTTTTTTACAAAAAGAAAATGCTTTTTTGTATTGTTTATCATCAAAAGCCGTTTTGCACTTAAAAAAAGATGAGTTGATAATCATATTAAATCGTTTTTTTGCTGCTTGTAGATTTTTTTTTGCCTTTGCTTTTAAGTGGCTAACTCCATAATAAGAATTATTTAAAAAACTTTTAAAGGCTTTGATAGAAACTCGTAATTGATTTTTTTTATATAATTTTAATGCGCTTCGATATTTTCTTAAACCCCTTTGATAGGATTGCTTATTTTTTTTATTAGTAGCCACTATGTTTGCAGTTTGTATTTTTCTGGTTTCTATTAAGGCGGTTAAGTTTGCAATACCAGGGTGGTTGGGGTTAATTTCAATGGCAGGGTATAGGCAGCGATTAGTTTCTGTGTCGGATGATTTTTTAGAAGTAAAATTTTGTTCACATTTTTCTATAATAGATAAAATTTTATTGTTAATTCTTTCTTTTTCTTCCACCTGTCGCCTTTTTTCTTTTTGATCTTGGCTAAGCTGATAGGCTTGTTGGCAATAGTGTTCTAATTCTTTAGAGTTTTTATAAGAGGGCATAGAGGCATGAATTTTTTTTAAAATAGCACTGCACAATTGGTATTTTCCACTAGTATAATGAGTTTGTGCCAAGCGTAAATTATCTTCTAGCAGTTGAATTTGCCCGGGCTTTAGTTGGTTGGTTTTGTTTGTGTGCTTTGCAATAGTGGGTTTATCCTCTAAAGAAAATAAAAAAGCCATTACTAGTATAGCGAAAACTCCAATATACAAGTATTGCTTTTCTTTGATTGCATATACAACGGCAGATAAGCCAGTGAGATTGTTTTCAAGGGGTAACTCTGCTTCTGTTTTCGTAGAGGCTATTTGAAAGTTTTGATAATTTTCATTAATAATTTCAAAGCTAATTTTTAATTTCTTAACTTCAATAGTATCACCATGAGCTAGTTCTTGCGATTCATTTTTCTTTAATTTATCCCCATTAAGTTTAGTTCCGTTTACACTGCCTAAGTCGGTTACCCAATAACCACTACTGTCTTTATTTATTTCTAAATGATAGCGGCTTAACTTTCCATAGTTAATGTTAGTATTACAGTCGGTTGCTCGGCCAATAATCCATGAATTTTCGGTTAATTTAACACTTTCAGAAAGTTTTTTACCAGGTTTGTAAATATTTAACTGTGCGGATAAGTTAGATTTAATAATTGCCGTATATTCGGAAGTAACCTCTTCATTGTCTAACTCTAGGGGGCTTTCTTTGTCTTCGGAAGGGGTTTGTGCATCTTCGGGTTCGTGGCTTTCTTCGCCTTCTTCGCTTTTGTATTCGTCTTCTGACTCTTCGGCCTTTTGTTCTTGATTGGTATCAAAATCTTTCTCTAAGGTAGTGGTTTGAAATAAAAAAACAAAATCACCAATAGTAAATGCACTTTGGTTTTCTAAAACTTGTTCTTCTATCAATTCATTTTTATAAAGTAGTTCTCCCGAGCGTGATAATTTTTTTATAACCCACGAGCCGCCTTGATAGTAAAGGCTACTGTGTTTTCTAGATAAAGACTGCCCTCCCTCTAAAGGAATATCGGCCTCTTGGCTTCTGCCAATAATATACTCTTGTTGCTCGTCGAGTTCTAGCTCGGCA
This genomic interval carries:
- a CDS encoding rhomboid family intramembrane serine protease, producing MVKKIIFFNVLLWFVLVIVVQGLILDNNFIFQYLGFAPKTMFEDFLFWQPVTYMFLHSKSLFHILFNMFMLWMLGSELEKKWGPSFFLKYYLLCGIGSAFIYSGVFFVAQFFSKSLFVFSIPVVGASAAIFGLLAAYGLLFKNRIIFFMMIFPIKAKNLVLLLAGIEVFNLLDHGLGGPTANLSHLGGLLVGFLYLQFIYLKPKKVAKFGNRHLKLVIDNSEESETWH
- a CDS encoding FHA domain-containing protein, with translation MAQLLITYKSQDYAELELDEQQEYIIGRSQEADIPLEGGQSLSRKHSSLYYQGGSWVIKKLSRSGELLYKNELIEEQVLENQSAFTIGDFVFLFQTTTLEKDFDTNQEQKAEESEDEYKSEEGEESHEPEDAQTPSEDKESPLELDNEEVTSEYTAIIKSNLSAQLNIYKPGKKLSESVKLTENSWIIGRATDCNTNINYGKLSRYHLEINKDSSGYWVTDLGSVNGTKLNGDKLKKNESQELAHGDTIEVKKLKISFEIINENYQNFQIASTKTEAELPLENNLTGLSAVVYAIKEKQYLYIGVFAILVMAFLFSLEDKPTIAKHTNKTNQLKPGQIQLLEDNLRLAQTHYTSGKYQLCSAILKKIHASMPSYKNSKELEHYCQQAYQLSQDQKEKRRQVEEKERINNKILSIIEKCEQNFTSKKSSDTETNRCLYPAIEINPNHPGIANLTALIETRKIQTANIVATNKKNKQSYQRGLRKYRSALKLYKKNQLRVSIKAFKSFLNNSYYGVSHLKAKAKKNLQAAKKRFNMIINSSFFKCKTAFDDKQYKKAFSFCKKVLQQDPENIKTSALIETVIQKSRQQLKDIYKDSVFEESVGSVELAKKMWRKMIKKGIPNKEYYEKAKRKLQKYEGL